The proteins below come from a single Rosa rugosa chromosome 2, drRosRugo1.1, whole genome shotgun sequence genomic window:
- the LOC133730942 gene encoding F-box protein At4g35733-like, translating to MSSLANWSDLPQDLAISIAKLMVCMEDFLSFGAVCKSWRSTATKENFTGGLKHQVPFLILPEKEGTANRELYNLTKGKCFELSGLEVKGQRLFSSLGWLLTESKDAKVLTLLHPLNHTQIKLPENFRYEFIKSFALSASPSLTSDFVVMVLYHYRRGLAFCKEKDNEWTRVDARKRGNNSYFDLTYYREQFYVLDLHGRVLVCDIEDPKKAKTRVVVPQIPRDTSFKDYPTRLYLVESAGTLLVVRVGYQDKTIGFRVFEVPFSNCDWSYSKVKNLGNRTLFLNVLGSSFSIEASNYSGVKSNCIYFRSILFSLDEEAGSGMCIFDTEDEKSDLRGVFINSSSFAMSYLWIQPSF from the coding sequence atgtcTTCATTGGCTAACTGGTCAGATCTTCCTCAAGATCTTGCTATCTCTATTGCTAAGCTAATGGTTTGCATGGAGGACTTTTTATCTTTTGGGGCGGTCTGTAAATCATGGAGATCCACTGCCACAAAAGAAAACTTTACTGGTGGATTAAAACATCAAGTTCCGTTCCTTATATTACCCGAGAAGGAGGGCACGGCCAATCGTGAGTTATACAACTTAACAAAAGGTAAGTGTTTTGAACTTTCTGGGCTAGAAGTTAAGGGTCAAAGGTTGTTTTCTTCTCTTGGATGGCTGCTAACTGAATCAAAAGATGCAAAAGTTTTAACGCTATTGCATCCTTTAAATCATACCCAAATCAAGTTACCAGAGAACTTCCGATACGAATTTATAAAGTCGTTTGCCTTATCAGCAAGTCCTTCATTGACATCGGATTTCGTTGTCATGGTTCTTTATCATTACCGCAGGGGATTGGCTTTTTGCAAAGAAAAGGACAACGAATGGACTAGAGTGGATGCAAGGAAAAGGGGAAACAATTCCTACTTTGATCTCACTTATTATAGGGAGCAATTTTATGTCTTGGATCTTCATGGCCGTGTTTTGGTTTGTGACATTGAAGACCCTAAGAAAGCAAAAACGCGGGTAGTTGTTCCACAGATACCAAGGGATACAAGTTTTAAGGATTATCCGACCAGATTATACCTGGTGGAATCAGCAGGAACCTTACTTGTTGTACGAGTGGGCTATCAAGATAAAACcattgggtttagggtttttgagGTGCCATTTAGCAATTGCGATTGGTCATACTCCAAAGTTAAGAATTTGGGAAATAGAACCTTGTTCTTGAATGTTTTAGGTTCTTCCTTTTCAATTGAGGCTTCAAACTACTCCGGCGTCAAGTCCAATTGCATATACTTCAGATCTATTCTGTTCAGTTTGGACGAAGAAGCGGGCTCGGGCATGTGTATCTTTGATACGGAAGATGAAAAAAGTGACTTGCGTGGGGTTTTTATAAACTCTTCTAGTTTTGCAATGTCCTATTTATGGATCCAACCCAGTTTTTAA
- the LOC133728084 gene encoding uncharacterized protein LOC133728084, protein MRSSPSGGKQWGQRNRKKHKRLDAISETVYKRNHLQANDGPGPGPGSGESELRRSSRARRAPVVLDLSPGPPKKRRRLGKNGRLSGGKNVKEEEEEEEEEVEGGWKSRLRSRRGHSGFVRGKRKLFEDVSGGKVVGSELDDENEEGLEGGRPKVVKSKRPGRVRATHGSEHEENELLEVKEEVVGEEEEVMREDRDNLMQLDCEEDGGIERETVEGDSTKIIEAVGDLQLEEECTGNEKVEAAETADGGEMMEQVDEQVEQSVDVIEDEKDDKQMEQEQVPCVVEGEDQSDAIEAVGVPRVEAEVEGDDGKDSHLTEHDGKLPIEVNTVKVDMSKDGKSRIKEGRRCGLCGGGTDGMPPKILAQDTVDIENEAYSGSSASEKFDYNIWDGFGDEPGWLGRLLGPINDRYGIAGTWVHQHCAVWSPEVYFAGLGCLKNIRAALCRGRALKCTRCGRPGATIGCRVDRCSRTYHLPCARAMNCVFDHRKFLIACTGHRKLFQPLGYQYLARKKKLKVKKMKFEIRKLSNDALRKDIEAEEKWLENCGDDEEFLKRESKRLHRDLVRIAPVYIGGSDSESGKLFQGWESVAGLQNVIRCMKEVVILPLLYPEFFDSLSLTPPRGVLLHGYPGTGKTLVVRALIGACARGDRRIAYFARKGADCLGKYVGDAERQLRLLFQVAERCQPSIIFFDEIDGLAPSRTRQQDQTHSSVVSTLLALMDGLKSRGSVVVIGATNRPDAVDPALRRPGRFDREIYFPLPSEEDRASILSVHTQKWPKPVSGSVLKSIARGTAGFAGADLQALCTQAAIISLKRNFPLQEVLSAAGKKDSESKRLPLPAFVVEDRDWLEALTCSPPPCSRREVGIAANEVICSPLPTHLIPCLLQPLSTMLVSLYLDERLWLPTPLRRAATMIESVVVSALNRKNMLSDRWWSHIDVLLQEADVAKDIERKLLHAGILHGDTALADSDVCNDDVDDGILNFEPSVKHHGGTHPSLLQNTLVASTYKPGFRILIAGNPRSGQRHLASCLLHCFVGNVEIQKVDLATVLLEGHGDMAQGITQILKKCASMGSCIVFMPRIDLWAVETPNQVTEDSDADLSIHQCPENEKHQHPENEKSYFARGLEESVSLSQQCKSEEMLECQDDVAQSASHAWNLFVEQVESLSVSASLMILATSEVPCPVLPVRIRQFFKSDILNGHRSVPVKHTVPRFSVQVDGNFNHDLVINLSSAELSRDLVQQIVLLVHQTSHIHTTSCKERDFHGINGQSKMVDHNADHGSADANNNLTLPPVDSLLKASAPPNNITGNGKSSLLLAISSFGYQILRYPHFAELCWFTSKLKEGPSADISGPWKGWPFNSCIVRPNNSLEMVAVAKNIKSKENLGLVRGLIAVGLLAYRGLYTSLREVSSEVRKVLEILVAQINAKVQAGKDRYQYVRLLSQVAYLEDVVNSWAYTLQSLEQDAPLADAKLTGPRLPDDNHMDDQVQSEDSKPKVTSKCSSEHEVLEIVPEGFDAEKFVSIDVNEQVTDLGCSEVRLASLDCSGQKIVPSDSTLDNCLKDSDEVLNDQNGTNPKPHESENDKHHTVVAGDSESLKRPNGFECTESVAIPEDSPTSDIFGSTKLSSSLTSYNNLNGLSLTEAGSRHNDGKADADEVTVDVNFPSTTSQTNLPECIDKPDANFSSKTNADVHNADVNFPPKISPSTKSEFVCVYHCCSECLDTLHSLTQKILIEEWRSNGSQWTVEDVHDIVASLSVDLLSAVRRIHVSGGFNNSFDDKRRHRNTETYEWPESGTCDCNISENKILSPAECRCHPSRESFTQKANASANTHLRFDSKFVFRDGLLVHMHPDKDVSFHCKFETLCLCSLIELIVMTKSPFH, encoded by the exons ATGCGATCATCGCCGAGTGGTGGTAAACAGTGGGGGCAGAGGAATCGGAAGAAGCACAAGAGGCTTGATGCTATTAGTGAAACCGTGTATAAGAGGAATCATCTTCAGGCTAATGATGGGCCGGGGCCGGGTCCCGGGAGCGGTGAATCGGAGCTTCGGAGGAGCTCCAGGGCACGCCGGGCCCCCGTTGTGCTTGATTTGTCCCCGGGGCCGcccaagaagaggaggaggctTGGTAAGAATGGGAGATTGAGTGGGGGGAAGAAtgtgaaggaggaggaggaggaggaggaggaagaggtggaggGAGGGTGGAAGTCGAGGTTGAGATCGAGGAGGGGGCATTCGGGGTTTGTGAGAGGGAAGAGGAAGCTATTTGAAGATGTGAGTGGAGGGAAGGTAGTGGGGAGTGAGCTGGATGATGAGAATGAGGAAGGGTTGGAAGGTGGGAGGCCGAAGGTTGTGAAGTCGAAGAGACCAGGGAGGGTTAGAGCAACGCATGGTTCGGAGCATGAAGAGAATGAGTTGCTTGAAGTTAAGGAGGAAGTTGTGGGGGAAGAAGAGGAGGTGATGAGGGAGGACAGGGATAATTTAATGCAGTTGGATTGCGAAGAGGATGGTGGAATTGAGAGGGAAACTGTGGAAGGTGATTCCACAAAGATAATTGAGGCAGTGGGGGATTTACAGTTAGAGGAGGAGTGCACTGGCAATGAGAAAGTGGAAGCTGCTGAAACTGCAGATGGTGGGGAAATGATGGAACAAGTTGATGAACAGGTGGAGCAATCAGTTGATGTGATTGAAGACGAAAAAGATGATAAACAGATGGAACAAGAGCAAGTACCGTGTGTTGTTGAAGGAGAAGATCAAAGTGACGCCATAGAAGCTGTTGGAGTCCCCAGAGTTGAAGCGGAAGTTGAAGGTGACGATGGGAAGGATTCACATTTGACTGAGCATGATGGAAAACTTCCAATAGAAGTGAATACTGTGAAGGTGGATATGTCCAAAGATGGAAAGTCACGGATTAAGGAGGGCAGACGATGTGGTTTGTGTGGGGGAGGGACTGATGGTATGCCTCCAAAAATATTAGCTCAGGATACGGTTGACATTGAGAATGAAGCGTATAGTGGCTCTTCAGCCTCTGAGAAATTTGACTATAACATATGGGATGGTTTTGGTGATGAACCTGGCTGGCTTGGACGTCTCTTGGGTCCAATAAATGATCGTTATGGCATTGCTGGAACATGGGTTCATCAACACTGTGCTGTATGGAGTCCAGAG GTTTACTTTGCTGGTTTAGGATGCTTAAAAAATATAAGGGCCGCTCTGTGCAGAGGGAGAGCGTTAAAATGCACCCGCTGTGGAAGGCCAGGAGCAACTATTGGATGCCGTGTTGATCGGTGTTCAAGAACTTACCACTTG CCTTGTGCACGAGCTATGAATTGCGTATTTGATCATCGCAAGTTTCTTATTGCCTGTACTGGTCATAGGAAACTCTTCCAGCCTCTTGGTTATCAGTACTTAGCccgcaaaaagaaattgaagGTTAAGAAAATGAAGTTTGAAATCAGAAAGCTATCAAATGATGCTTTGCGAAAGGATATTGAGGCAGAAGAAAAGTGGTTGGAGAATTGTGGAGATGATGAAGAGTTTTTGAAACGTGAAAGCAAGAGGCTACATCGAGATTTGGTGAGAATTGCACCTGTGTACATTGGAGGCTCTGACTCTGAGAGTGGCAAACTGTTTCAGGGTTGGGAATCTGTTGCAGGTCTTCAAAATGTCATTAGATGCATGAAGGAAGTTGTCATATTACCTCTTCTATATCCAGAATTCTTTGATAGTCTCAGCCTCACACCTCCTAGAGGTGTTCTATTGCATGGGTATCCTGGAACAGGTAAAACTCTTGTTGTGCGGGCATTAATAGGTGCATGTGCACGTGGTGATAGACGAATAGCATATTTTGCTCGTAAAGGTGCTGATTGTTTAGGAAAATATGTTGGTGATGCTGAGCGCCAGCTAAGACTCTTGTTTCAGGTTGCTGAGAGATGTCAACCTTCTATAATATTCTTTGATGAGATTGATGGGTTGGCACCTTCTAGAACTAGGCAACAAGATCAGACACATAGTTCAGTTGTGTCTACACTGCTTGCTTTAATGGATGGTTTGAAATCTCGAGGTTCTGTTGTAGTGATAGGTGCTACAAATCGTCCTGATGCCGTTGATCCAGCACTAAGGCGGCCTGGAAGATTTGATAGGGAAATCTATTTTCCACTACCGTCAGAAGAGGACAGAGCTTCCATTCTTTCTGTTCATACTCAAAAATGGCCCAAACCAGTCAGTGGATCCGTGCTTAAGTCGATTGCAAGAGGAACTGCTGGATTTGCTGGTGCAGATCTGCAGGCACTTTGCACTCAAGCAGCCATAATTTCTTTGAAAAGGAATTTCCCTTTGCAAGAAGTTTTGTCTGCTGCTGGAAAGAAAGATTCCGAGTCCAAACGCCTCCCTCTACCTGCCTTTGTAGTGGAGGACAGGGATTGGTTGGAGGCTCTGACATGTTCTCCACCTCCCTGCTCTCGTAGGGAAGTAGGAATAGCTGCTAATGAAGTAATATGCTCTCCTCTTCCAACCCACCTTATCCCATGTCTTCTACAACCATTATCTACCATGCTTGTATCCCTTTATCTTGATGAACGGCTCTGGTTGCCAACTCCTCTGAGAAGAGCTGCAACAATGATTGAAAGTGTGGTGGTTTCTGCCTTGAATAGGAAAAATATGCTCAGTGATCGCTGGTGGTCCCATATTGATGTTTTACTTCAGGAAGCAGATGTTGCAAAGGACATAGAGAGAAAGCTTTTGCATGCTGGAATCTTACATGGAGATACTGCTCTTGCTGATTCTGATGTTTGCAATGATGATGTTGATGAcggaattttgaattttgagccTTCTGTTAAACACCATGGTGGTACTCACCCAAGTTTGTTGCAAAACACATTAGTTGCCTCAACGTACAAACCAggatttcggatattgattgcTGGAAATCCCAGATCTGGCCAAAGGCATCTTGCTTCCTGCCTTCTTCACTGTTTTGTTGGGAATGTAGAAATCCAGAAGGTTGATTTGGCTACAGTTTTGCTAGAAGGACACGGAGATATGGCGCAAGGGATAACACAAATATTAA AGAAATGTGCCAGCATGGGGTCGTGTATAGTTTTCATGCCAAGAATTGATTTGTGGGCAGTGGAGACACCTAATCAAGTAACAGAAGACAGTGATGCAGATTTATCAATCCATCAATGTCCTGAAAATGAAAAGCATCAACATCCTGAGAATGAAAAGTCATATTTTGCGCGTGGTCTGGAGGAAAGTGTGTCCTTATCACAGCAATGCAAATCAGAAGAAATGTTAGAGTGCCAAGATGATGTTGCTCAGAGTGCTTCACATGCTTGGAACTTGTTTGTGGAGCAGGTGGAGTCTCTAAGTGTCTCTGCATCCTTAATGATTCTG GCTACATCAGAAGTTCCATGTCCAGTGCTTCCGGTTAGAATAAGGCAGTTCTTTAAGAGTGACATTTTAAATGGCCATCGGTCAGTTCCTGTGAAGCATACAGTTCCCAGGTTTTCTGTGCAGGTTGATGGAAATTTCAACCATGATCTGGTGATCAATCTATCTTCAGCAGAGTTATCAAGGGATCTCGTTCAACAGATTGTTCTGTTAGTTCATCAAACTTCTCACATTCATACAACTTCATGCAAGGAGAGAGACTTTCATGGTATAAATGGTCAGTCCAAGATGGTTGATCACAATGCAGATCATGGATCAGCTGATGCAAACAACAATTTAACTCTACCTCCTGTTGATTCTCTTCTTAAAGCTTCTGCACCACCTAACAATATAACTGGAAATGGGAAATCAAGCCTTCTGCTAGCAATATCTTCATTTGGCTATCAGATACTGCGATATCCTCATTTTGCTGAACTTTGTTGGTTCACTTCAAAACTTAAAGAAGGTCCTTCTGCAGACATAAGTGGACCTTGGAAGGGTTGGCCATTCAATTCCTGTATAGTTCGTCCTAACAACTCGCTAGAAATGGTAGCTGTGGCAAAGAatattaaaagcaaagaaaacttgGGCCTAGTTAGAGGCCTGATTGCTGTTGGTTTATTGGCATATAGAGGTCTCTACACATCTCTCAGAGAAGTCTCTTCTGAGGTACGGAAGGTTCTTGAGATTCTAGTTGCGCAGATCAATGCAAAAGTTCAAGCCGGGAAAGATAGATATCAATATGTTCGCCTTTTGTCGCAAGTGGCCTATCTGGAAGATGTGGTCAATAGCTGGGCATACACCTTGCAGAG TTTAGAGCAGGATGCTCCATTGGCAGATGCTAAGCTTACCGGTCCGAGACTTCCAGACGATAACCATATGGATGATCAAGTTCAAAGCGAGGATTCCAAGCCAAAGGTTACAAGCAAATGCTCCAGTGAGCACGAAGTGCTGGAAATTGTCCCTGAAGGGTTTGATGCTGAAAAATTTGTCAGTATTGACGTGAATGAACAAGTTACTGATTTGGGTTGTTCTGAGGTTAGACTTGCAAGTTTAGATTGTTCTGGACAGAAGATTGTCCCATCTGATTCTACCCTGGATAATTGTCTTAAAGATTCTGATGAAGTTTTGAATGACCAGAATGGGACAAACCCTAAACCCCACGAGTCAGAAAATGACAAACACCATACAGTTGTTGCAGGAGATTCTGAATCTTTGAAACGTCCAAATGGATTTGAATGCACTGAATCTGTTGCTATTCCTGAGGATAGTCCGACTTCTGATATATTTGGCAGCACTAAGCTCTCTAGTTCTTTGACCAGTTACAACAACCTTAATGGTTTGTCCTTGACAGAGGCTGGTAGTAGACATAATGATGGTAAGGCTGATGCTGATGAGGTTACTGTAGACGTCAACTTCCCAAGCACCACCAGTCAAACCAATCTGCCTGAGTGCATAGATAAGCCTGATGCAAACTTCTCAAGTAAAACCAATGCTGATGTGCATAACGCTGATGTCAACTTCCCTCCCAAAATCAGCCCCTCTACGAAGTCTGAGTTTGTATGCGTATATCATTGTTGCTCTGAATGCCTAGATACCCTCCACAGTTTGACACAGAAAATTCTTATTGAGGAGTGGCGATCAAATGGGAGCCAATGGACAGTGGAGGATGTTCATGATATTGTGGCATCACTATCTGTGGATCTTCTTTCAGCGGTTAGAAGAATTCATGTTTCCGGAGGTTTCAACAATTCATTTGATGATAAAAGGAGACACAGAAATACTGAAACATATGAGTGGCCGGAATCAGGAACATGTGATTGCAATATCTCAGAAAATAAGATTCTTTCACCTGCTGAATGTAGATGCCACCCCAGCAGGGAGAGCTTCACTCAAAAGGCAAATGCTTCCGCAAATACTCATCTCAGGTTTGATTCAAAATTTGTTTTTCGAGATGGTTTGCTGGTTCATATGCATCCAGACAAAGATGTTTCTTTCCACTGTAAATTCGAGACGCTCTGCCTCTGTTCACTTATAGAGTTGATAGTAATGACGAAGTCACCTTTTCATTGA
- the LOC133734500 gene encoding UDP-glycosyltransferase 79B6-like — protein MDPSSFHIAMFPWFAMGHMTPYVHLANELASRGHRITILVPKKARDQLEHLNLHTNLIIFCPVLVPHFEGLPEGIETASEIPLSANGLLAAAVDKTRKQLEEYLEAHKPDMVFYDTAYWIPEIARKLGIKTVCYNVVCAAALALTLVPARKLPITPEDLENPPAGYPSKKVVLRGAEARSLMFITMPFGDGITFYDRTVRALRECDAISIRTCRELEGDLCDYMEAQFNKTVLLTGPVLGLGDEKDKLEERWAKWLGGFEPGSVVYCAFGSQYILEKDQFQELVLGFELTGLPFLIVLKPPMGCDSVEEALPQGFEERVKGRGVVFGGWVQQPFILRHASVGCFVNHCGFGSMWESLLTNNQIVLVPHLGDQMLNTKLLVNELKVAVEVEREANRWFSKESLSKAIRSVMDEESEVGVMVKKNHAKWTKTLSSPGYMSGYVDRFVQSLKDISK, from the coding sequence ATGGATCCCTCGAGCTTCCACATAGCGATGTTCCCATGGTTCGCCATGGGTCACATGACCCCCTATGTCCACCTCGCCAACGAGCTCGCCTCTCGCGGCCACCGCATCACTATCTTGGTTCCCAAGAAAGCTCGAGACCAACTCGAACACCTCAACCTCCACACCAACCTTATCATCTTTTGCCCTGTCCTAGTCCCCCACTTCGAGGGCCTCCCTGAGGGCATCGAAACAGCCTCTGAGATCCCCTTGTCAGCCAACGGACTCCTCGCCGCAGCCGTGGACAAAACCCGGAAGCAGCTCGAGGAGTACCTAGAGGCTCATAAGCCCGACATGGTCTTCTACGACACTGCGTATTGGATACCAGAGATTGCTAGAAAGCTGGGGATTAAGACCGTTTGCTACAATGTCGTTTGCGCGGCAGCTCTTGCCTTAACACTTGTCCCGGCTAGGAAACTGCCCATTACGCCGGAAGACCTCGAGAATCCGCCGGCCGGGTACCCTTCCAAGAAGGTCGTGCTTCGCGGGGCAGAGGCCCGGTCTTTGATGTTCATTACGATGCCGTTTGGAGATGGGATCACATTTTACGACAGGACGGTAAGGGCGTTGAGAGAATGTGATGCCATATCTATTAGGACATGCAGAGAGTTAGAGGGTGATTTGTGTGATTACATGGAAGCTCAGTTTAACAAAACTGTGCTTTTAACTGGCCCGGTGTTAGGCCTCGGAGATGAGAAAGACAAGTTAGAGGAGAGGTGGGCTAAGTGGCTAGGGGGGTTCGAACCCGGATCCGTGGTGTATTGCGCATTTGGAAGCCAGTACATTCTTGAGAAGGACCAATTTCAAGAGCTGGTGTTAGGGTTTGAGCTAACAGGGTTGCCATTTTTGATAGTACTGAAGCCACCTATGGGATGTGATAGTGTGGAAGAGGCACTGCCTCAAGGGTTTGAGGAAAGGGTTAAAGGGAGAGGGGTGGTGTTTGGGGGTTGGGTTCAGCAACCATTTATCTTGAGGCATGCGTCGGTCGGGTGCTTTGTGAATCACTGTGGGTTTGGTTCAATGTGGGAGTCCTTGCTGACCAACAATCAGATTGTGCTGGTGCCGCACTTGGGCGATCAAATGTTGAACACCAAGCTACTGGTGAATGAGCTCAAGGTTGCTGTTGAGGTGGAGAGGGAAGCAAATCGGTGGTTTTCGAAGGAAAGCTTGAGCAAGGCTATTAGAAGTGTGATGGATGAAGAGAGCGAGGTGGGTGTTATGGTGAAGAAGAACCATGCCAAGTGGACTAAGACACTATCAAGTCCAGGGTATATGAGTGGTTATGTTGATAGATTTGTCCAGAGTCTGAAAGATATTAGTAAATAG
- the LOC133728081 gene encoding uncharacterized exonuclease domain-containing protein At3g15140 isoform X1, whose protein sequence is MSFPRAIVTRPLLPLLFSTTLTKPFIKTSRPLPSMRPFTAFASLPASREVGEPSTPAFPAPKRSGERWKPMCLYYTQGKCSMMEDPAHMEKFNHDCSRDLQVKNSMSNLICSQHLDYFLVLDLEGKIEILEFPVLIIDAKTMNVVDFFHRFVRPTEMSEKRINEYIEGKYGKFGVDRVWHDTAIPFKDVLQQFEEWLTQRQLWREEVGGCLNQAAFVTCGNWDLKTKVPEQCKVAKVKLPSYFMEWINLKDVYLNFYKRRATGMMTMMKELHMPLLGSHHLGFDDSKNIARVLQHMLADGAILQITARRNHNSPEKVEFLFKNRIR, encoded by the exons ATGTCATTCCCAAGAGCCATAGTGACTCGGCCTCTGCTTCCACTACTCTTCTCTACCACTCTTACTAAACCCTTCATCAAAACCTCTCGCCCACTCCCTTCAATGCGTCCCTTCACCGCCTTTGCCTCTCTCCCGGCTTCCCGAGAAGTCGGTGAGCCGTCCACTCCGGCATTCCCGGCTCCGAAAAGGAGCGGCGAGAGGTGGAAGCCCATGTGCTTGTACTACACACAAGGGAAGTGCTCCATG ATGGAGGATCCTGCCCACATGGAGAAGTTCAATCATGATTGCTCCAGAGATCTTCAAGTGAAAAATTCCATGTCAAACCTCATTTGCTCTCAGCACTTGGATTATTTTCTTGTGCTTGATCTGGAGGGAAAAATTGAAATTCTTGAGTTTCCAGTTCTAATCATTGATGCAAAAACCATGAATGTCGTTGATTTTTTTCACAG GTTTGTAAGGCCAACGGAGATGAGCGAGAAAAGGATAAATGAatatattgaaggaaagtatgGCAAATTTGGAGTCGACCG TGTTTGGCATGACACAGCTATACCATTTAAGGATGTTCTTCAACAATTTGAAGAATGGTTAACTCAGCGTCAACTGTGGAGAGAAGAGGTGGGCGGGTGTCTTAATCAAGCAGCATTCGTAACTTG TGGAAACTGggatttgaaaacaaaagttcCTGAACAATGCAAAGTGGCAAAGGTGAAGCTTCCGTCATATTTTATGGAATGGATCAATCTCAAAGATGTCTATCTAAATTTTTACAAGAGAAGG GCCACAGGAATGATGACAATGATGAAGGAACTTCACATGCCATTGTTGGGAAGTCACCATCTTGGATTTGATGACTCAAAGAACATAGCAAGGGTGTTGCAACACATGCTTGCTGATGGTGCAATACTGCAGATTACAGCGAGGAGGAATCATAATTCTCCTGAGAAGGTTGAATTTCTATTCAAGAACAGAATAAGGTAG
- the LOC133728081 gene encoding uncharacterized exonuclease domain-containing protein At3g15140 isoform X2 produces the protein MSFPRAIVTRPLLPLLFSTTLTKPFIKTSRPLPSMRPFTAFASLPASREVGEPSTPAFPAPKRSGERWKPMCLYYTQGKCSMMEDPAHMEKFNHDCSRDLQVKNSMSNLICSQHLDYFLVLDLEGKIEILEFPVLIIDAKTMNVVDFFHRFVRPTEMSEKRINEYIEGKYGKFGVDRVWHDTAIPFKDVLQQFEEWLTQRQLWREEVGGCLNQAAFVTCGNWDLKTKVPEQCKVAKVKLPSYFMEWINLKDVYLNFYKRRATGMMTMMKELHMPLLGSHHLGFDDSKNIARVLQHMLADGAILQITARRNHNSPEKVEFLFKNRIR, from the exons ATGTCATTCCCAAGAGCCATAGTGACTCGGCCTCTGCTTCCACTACTCTTCTCTACCACTCTTACTAAACCCTTCATCAAAACCTCTCGCCCACTCCCTTCAATGCGTCCCTTCACCGCCTTTGCCTCTCTCCCGGCTTCCCGAGAAGTCGGTGAGCCGTCCACTCCGGCATTCCCGGCTCCGAAAAGGAGCGGCGAGAGGTGGAAGCCCATGTGCTTGTACTACACACAAGGGAAGTGCTCCATG ATGGAGGATCCTGCCCACATGGAGAAGTTCAATCATGATTGCTCCAGAGATCTTCAAGTGAAAAATTCCATGTCAAACCTCATTTGCTCTCAGCACTTGGATTATTTTCTTGTGCTTGATCTGGAGGGAAAAATTGAAATTCTTGAGTTTCCAGTTCTAATCATTGATGCAAAAACCATGAATGTCGTTGATTTTTTTCACAG GTTTGTAAGGCCAACGGAGATGAGCGAGAAAAGGATAAATGAatatattgaaggaaagtatgGCAAATTTGGAGTCGACCG TGTTTGGCATGACACAGCTATACCATTTAAGGATGTTCTTCAACAATTTGAAGAATGGTTAACTCAGCGTCAACTGTGGAGAGAAGAGGTGGGCGGGTGTCTTAATCAAGCAGCATTCGTAACTTG TGGAAACTGggatttgaaaacaaaagttcCTGAACAATGCAAAGTGGCAAAGGTGAAGCTTCCGTCATATTTTATGGAATGGATCAATCTCAAAGATGTCTATCTAAATTTTTACAAGAGAAGG GCCACAGGAATGATGACAATGATGAAGGAACTTCACATGCCATTGTTGGGAAGTCACCATCTTGGATTTGATGACTCAAAGAACATAGCAAGGGTGTTGCAACACATGCTTGCTGATGGTGCAATACTGCAGATTACAGCGAGGAGGAATCATAATTCTCCTGAGAAGGTTGAATTTCTATTCAAGAACAGAATAAG GTAA